The sequence below is a genomic window from Paenibacillus sp. DCT19.
TAACTACACAAGATAGATCCCAACGAAGATATTCACTTCCTTCACCTAACATCCGATATATGTAATTAAGTCTAGAAAATAACGAATAAGGAGAGAAGACGATGAGTTCAATATCGCCTGCATCCAAATCCAATAACAGTTTTAATCCTAGCCACATGCAGTCCAATCGAGATAAAGAAATTCAAGCACTGATGCAACGAAAGACCAAATTAAATGAAGATTTACAGAAAATTAGAGCTAATGATGAGCTTGATATTAAAACAAAAGCGGAACGAGTTAAATCCTTAACCAGTTCTATAGCCCAGGTTGACAGTCAGATTGCTCAGATTAAGGCAGAGGAATTACAGGAGAAGAATAAATCTAGACAACCTGAAAACACCCAGCAGCAACAAAACAATAAACCAGATGAAGAGAATCAGCTCCCTTCCATGGATCACCTAATCAAGCATAGTCAAACCTATGATCAGTTAGGAAAATTAGTTGGGATGCGTGAACGGATGAATAGCTCGATTCAAACGATTGAAGGCGAGACCAACTTCGATCGGCTGGTCTTGGAGATTAATGCGGAGAATGATACAGGAAAATCAGATATGCTCGCTAATGCGGAGCGCACCGTTTTCCAGAAAAAACGTGAGGCTGTACAAGATATACAGTCCCAAATTCATAAAGTAGATCAGAAGCTCGGGGAATTAATTAAGGACATCCATCAGCCATCGAGCCAGAAAGCAACAACGATTCCTTCTACTTCTGCATCAGAAGAGCACACTATTGAAGACAAACAAACAGGGGAAACTTCTAAGTCAGCTCAAGATTCATCGCTTTCACAGGATCAAAAATCTAACACAGCTACAACACAAGATAGCGCAAACGTTCAAACCTATCCGTCTATTGATGTTCGTATCTAGGCCAATTACATAATGTATACATGTAGACACGAAAAACCGTTACCAAATGTGATTTTACTCATCGATCTGGTAACGGTTTTGTATCGTTTTTAGAAGATAGATATATCTTTAAACTAAGGATTAAGACTTGTCACCGTCTCTTCATTGTCACAAATAATGCTGCCTATCGTCGATTTACAAATTTTCTTAATCCGTGTCGCCTCATGAATGACCTCATCAATGTGAGCAAAGCTTTTGGAGCGATTCGTAACAACCGATATAGACAGAGAAACGAGAGGAATCTGACCGTGTAGTCCAGAGCGTCCTGCCCCTACAACGTGATTATTTTCCAAATATTGGCTGTTATAAAACTCCCTTTTGAGCTCTTCAAAGCCTGCAATAACTTCCTCGCAGTCTTTACGAAATTCATGGTGATTCAAAATAACAATAAAATCATCACCGCCGATATGACCTAAAAATGCCTCCGGCACAGTAAAATATTGACGCAACAAATCAGCGGTTGCTTGGATAAGCGCGTCCCCCATTTTAAAACCATAACTATCGTTATATGACTTAAAATAATCGAGATCGAGATAAAGCACGCTAAAGCGCTCCAGCAGATAGGATTGGCATAAACGATCATCAATAATTCGGTTGCCCGGAAGACCCGTCAACGGATTCATGAAGCTTGCCATCTCGGCTCTAACATCAGCAACAGCTAATAACAAGCGACGGATACTTATCGCCCCACTCAATGCTCCTTTGGATGTAACCAGCACAAGGTCATACAGTTCTTCCTCTGAGCGATTCATAGCCTGAATACTAACGTCCGTGATCTGTTCCATATAATCAACCACGAGCGGGCCATTGTTCATCACAAGCTCTACAGGACGCCCCATATATAAGTTATACCCATACTGCGTGCCAATCTGTTGAAAAAAACGCGCCCGCATCAATAATGACGGCATACCTTCTGCTCCTACAATTGCTACACCTTCCAGATTCGGATTAGATCTAAAAAGACGATATACAGCTTCACATTTCGTGTCAGACGTAATAACAGGAATATTTTCTGCGATATCACCGATGTGTGTAAATATACCGCTCACCTTCTTCTCATCGCTCTTTATGTAGAATCGGAAACTTCTATTAAATAGTATAATTCGGTATGCCTATAATGTTATAAAAATATGTAGTCATATCGTACCACCTTCACCTATAAAAAGAATCAATTTAACGTAAAGTTTGAAATTAAATCTGAGGTCAATTTTGGGTCAATGCCTATCTTGTCTAAAAACTCAGGAAAAAGTATCTTATGCTCCTCTTTACTGGCAGAATAGAACACTCCCACGCCAATACTGCTGGAAAACATATACTTTTATACACCTTTTAAGAGAATTGTTAACAGTGGATTGTAACAAAAAACCGCTATGTACTGGATTGTTATACCCGGTTACAAAAAAATAAAACCCAGTAACTGAAATCGTCTACTGGGTTTAGATAAGTTCATTTATGTGGATATTTGTCACGAATGACACTTATGCATAATAAGTTCTCAGATGTGTTGTTCCGGATCCTTTCAAGACACCTTATGCTCAATTCTCAGCTTGTCAGCAACCATTGCGATGAACTCGGAGTTCGTCGGTTTCGACTTGCTGATGTTGATGGTGTAGCCAAACAGGTGGCTGATGCTGTCGATATTACCGCGAGTCCATGCCACTTCAATGGCGTGGCGAATGGCACGTTCGACGCGGGACGGCGTGGTTTTGAATTTTTCGGCAATAGCTGGATACAACGTTTTGGTGATTGCACCCAAAATTTCGATGTTGTTGTACACCATTGTGATGGCTTCACGCAAATACTGATATCCTTTAATATGCGCAGGAACGCCGATTTCATGTATGATCGAAGTAATGCTCGCATCCAAATTTTTGTGTTTGCCCATAGGCACCACGTTAGACTTACTCATGAACATGGATGAGCTGCTGTTGCTATTATTCGATGACATCGTTGTTTGTGAACCAACAAGCTGACGCACACGATTCGCGAGAACTTCCATGTCAAATGGTTTCAGAATGTAATATGAAGCTCCGAGTTGCACGGCACGCTGTGTGATATTCTCTTGCCCGAATGCAGTTAACATGATGACCTTAGGCTGTGGAGACAGATTCAAATTACGCAGACGCTCAAGCACACCCAGACCATCCAGGTGAGGCATGATAATGTCCAGAATCAATACATCCGGCACATTACGAGTCTGTTCCAGCAATTGCAGAACTTCTTCTCCGTTGTAAGCAATCCCGGTTACTTCCATATCTTCCTGTTCGGATATATATTCGGCAAGCAAATTCGTAAATTCACGATTATCATCGGCCAGCAATACCTCAATTTTTTGCAAAACGGTATCCTCCTTTAATTTAAACATCATTTCGTACAATTCCTTACAGGTTAAATTTTCGACATGAGAGAGGAAATTCCTTCTGTCGAAAATTATTTTTCTTTATTTTTTTTTCTCGTTGCTATATAATAAATAATTTATTTCATTATCCGAGCATTTATGTATTCATTCGACAAAAAATCTTAAGGCGGATTAACCTGCCTTAAGATTTTTAGATGTTTCCTTTTTGAGCATGACTCCTGCATCTTGCAACATCCATTCAATAAAGCACCCATAACCCGATTTAGGATCATTAACGAATACATGCGTTACAGCGCCGATTAGCTTGCCATTTTGCACAATTGGACTCCCACTCATCCCTTGAACAATACCACCGGTTTTCTCAATTAACTTTGGATCGGTGATTCGCAAGACGAGCCCTTTCGTAGCTGGTTCCGACTGATCCGCCACATGCACAATATCAATGGAGTACCGTTCAACCTGTTGACCCTCAACGACAGTCAGAATTTCAGCAGGCCCTTCTTTCACCTCACGAGAAAAGGCTACTGGAATTCCCTTCGAATATAAGCTGTGATCAGGATTGTTAGACATTTTACCGAAAATACCAAATGCCGTATTACGCTCAATATTGCCCAAAATTTTACTTTCCTTCAGGAAATGTGCTCGCTTCTCACCTGGATCGCCAGATTCGCTTTTGGAAATAGACGTCACATTGGACTGTACAATCTGACCACTACCTACAACGATGGATGTTTGAGTATTCATATCGGTGATCACATGTCCCAGTGCCCCGTACACGCCTTGGTCAGGTGCATAAAAGGTCAGTGTGCCAACTCCAGCAGCAGAGTCACGAATGTATAATCCCAATCTCCACGTCTGATCCTCTGCATCATAGGCAGGTGTTAAACGGGTTTTGACTGTTTCCTCGCCCCGCTTAAGAACCACATCAATCCCTTTTTTACTTTTACCTGCTCGCTCGACTGCCTCAGCTACACCGCCTACACCATCTAGACGTTTACCATCCATATGGGTAATGAGATCACCAAGCTTAATTCCTGCATCTTCTCCAGGCGATACACGTTGATCTTGTCCAGCACGAATTAAGTGATGACCGACCACCAGAATGCCTGCAGATTTTACTTTGACGCCAATGGTTTGACCCCCGGGTACAACACGCAAATCTGGAATAACATTTACGTTAACCGTCTTTACCGGTATTTTGCCCCACAATTTCAAGGTTAATTTCGCTTGACCTGTTTGCTGTGGGTGAAGGTGAAGCGGCTCCTGCTTAGTTACGTTTACGGCTTGTTCTTGTCCATCTAGACCAACGATATCCGGTCGATCCACAACTGCACTTGAAGTAGCAGGCACAGCAAGACGAACCTCTGCTTGCCTACCTGCAAATACCTGAACTTCGTCAGGCAAAGAGGCATAACTTTGCACAGGCTGAATCGCCTGGCTAATTAAACAGAGAAAGAAGGCAAATAAAAGACCTAGCAATTTCTTCCTGAGGGGGAATTCAATGGCTGTCACACTCCCTTTGCTTCTTTCGCTTGACGAAAGGTGGTCGCCAATTGCGTACCTATAAGATAACCTCGCCCCCAGGCTTTTATTACTGTCAATCATTACGCCAGCCGCTCGTTTCCCCCTTTTTTGGCTTCCGCCAAATTCAGCATTTCCTGTGCGTGATGCAGCGTCTTTTCTGTAATTTCCACGCCGCCCAGCATACGTGCCAATTCCTTCACTCTTCCCTCGTTTGACAGCGATTCCACTTGCGTCATGGTACGTCCATCCACAACGTGCTTCTCAATCAGATACTGATGATCGGCCATACAAGCCACTTGTGGCAAGTGTGTAATGGAGAACACCTGACAGGTAGAGGACAGTCTGAATAACTTCTCAGCGATGGATTGAGCGGCTCTACCGCTCACACCTGTGTCCACCTCGTCAAAGATCAGTACAGGAATGCGATCATGACGTGCAAAAATACTCTTCATCGCCAGCATCATTCTCGACAATTCACCGCCTGAAGCGATTTTGCCAAGAGGACGAAGTGGCTCCCCAGGGTTCGGAGAGATTAAGAATTCAGCATTATCCGCGCCTTGACGGGTCAACCGGATACGTCGCCCATTCCACTCGATACCTTTGGGATCTTCAAAAGGAGTAATTTGCACACGTAGCGTTGTACGCTCCATCTGCAGATCCTTCAATTCACTTTCCACCTGTGCAGCGAGGTCTTCCGCACATTGTTTCCGCACCCGGCTTAATTCCTCAGCCGATTCCATGACCAGAACAAGCAGCTTATCGCGCTGGTTACGGAGCTTCTCTAAGCGTTCATCTTTATTTTCAAGTTGATCGGTCTCGTGGCTAATCTGTTCGTAATAATTCAAAATAAGTTCAACACTGTCTCCATATTTACGTCGAAGCCCAGAGATTAAATTCAATCGCTGCTCGACTTCTTCCAGCCTACCTGGATTAAACTCAATTTTCTCGCGATAATCCCGTAGTTGGAACGTTGCATCCTCCAATTGATAAAAGGCTGATTGCAGCTGCTCCACAATTGGCTGTAGGCCTTTGCTGTCATAACCAGAAATATCTTCAATTCGTGAAAGAGCGATACTTACGGCTTCTAAGCCACGTTGCCCACTTAGCAGATCATATGCACCTGCAACACTGTCCATCATTTTCTCACTATGGGATAGTTTGACCCGTTCTTCTCCGAGTAATTCATCTTCTCCGCTTATAAGACTGGCTGCTGCAATCTCTTCAAGTTGAAAACGATACATGTCCAGCAACTGATATGCTCGCTGACTGGACTCCTGAAGAGCACGCAGCTCCTTCTCCGCAGCAATAAACTGGCTGTAACGCGCCTGGTATTCGGATTTAACAGGTCCAATGACCGTCGCTCCATACGTATCCAGCAGCCCCAGATGGCTCTCTGGACGAAGCAAACTCTGATGTTCATGCTGACCATGAATATTGATTAACTTCTCGCCAACCTCACGAAGCATCGTTAAATTCACCAATTGGCCGTTAATTCGAGAGGTGCTTTTACCTTGGGTATTCAATTCCCGCCGAATGACCAAATGCTCTTCAGGTTCACAGTGAATGCCTAGCTTCTCCAGCGTATCCCATACCGGATGTCCTTGCTCCATTTCAAATAGAGCCTCCATCTCTGCCTTCTCACAGCCATAACGGATAAGATCAGCAGAACTACGCCCACCTGCAATTAAACCAAGGGCATCAATGATAATTGATTTACCTGCACCGGTTTCCCCTGAAAGTACATGGAAGCCAGCATGGAATACTACGTCCACTTCTTCAACAACAGCCAAATTGCGAATCGATAATGTCACTAACATCTGCTAAACACCTCCGGATGACAAAACTCAGCACTTCGATTTATATCGTCTCTAGGAAATATAACCCATAATGCGTTCAATCACTGTAACGCTGTTATCTTCAGTACGGCAGATAATCAGGATCGTATCGTCTCCGCAGATCGTGCCCATCACTTCCGTCCACTCGATATTGTCCAGCAACGCCGCAATGGAGTTCGCCGTTCCTGGCAAACACTTCATAACAACCAGATTGTTCGTATGATCAATGTGTAGAAAATTGTCCACTAATGCGCGTTTCAGCTTTTGGATCGGATTGTACCTTTGATCTGTTGGAAGAGAATATTTATAGCGCCCATCATCCATAGGGATTTTAATTAATAACAATTCTTTAATGTCCCTGGATACCGTGGCTTGAGTCACTTGAAAACCAGATTGTCGCAATGCTTCAACGAGATCATCCTGGGTCTCAATTTCATTCTGACTTATAATTTCACGTATCTTAATGTGTCGTTGTCCTTTCATAAAAGCCTCCAGTTCTAATAATTGCCTTGATCTTAATCCAGATCTTCACCATCGTAAGCATCTTCCTCATAATCCATCAGTCGGATTAGCTTCACGTTTGAATCCTCAAGATCCACATATAACAAGCCCTCACAGCTGGGATATAACAATAAATAAGGAAGAAAACGATCTCGAAGGCCTGATCCTGTGAATTCCACAGGTTGTCTGCGCCTCGATGTCTTCACAAGATATCGATATCCATCCTGTTGCGCGACATAATCAATGAATAATCTACTGTGAAACACCGATTCATTCGCTTCAAAAGCAAGAGGTACCTTCATCTTACCACCGATGACTTCATACCCCTGTGCTTCGAGCAGGTCAATTGCAGGCGAATCCTGAATATCTACATTCAATTGCATGCCAGTCAAGCTTACAGGCTGCGGCCGATTAATCCAGTTGCGCAACCCGTAAAATAACCACACGATCAAACAGATAGCAAACACACCAATCATAATTGTGTCATATTGCCCATCCATTGTCTTCACCTCGAAGACTTATTCGCGGTTGATTGGTCATTCTCCTGTTATTAGGATCACCTTTCCAGCGAAAAGAAACCCATCTTATGATGAGTTTCCCTTAAATGTATGCGCAGCTTGTGTTGCAACCTGTTGTGCCAGTGCATCTAGGTCAGCCACATTGTTCTCTGGTTGTGTTGCGTCTGGTTCTTCCAGTCGCCAATGTGCAAGGAATTCAATGTTGCCTTCTCCACCAGTAATCGGTGAGAAGGTCAGATCCTTCAGCTTCAATCCGAGTTCATTCGCATAACGAAGCATCGTTTCCAGCACTTCCTTATGCACCCCAGTATCCCGAACAACACCTGACTTGCCTACTTTCTCACGTCCAGCCTCGAACTGTGGTTTAATCAGAGCTACGATATCCGCAGGCTGATGAAGTAGAGCGATTAGTGGCGGTAAAATAATGCGGAGTGAGATGAAAGAGACATCAATACTCGCAAAGTTCGGTACTGGCCCCGTCAGATCTTCCGGTGTAACGTAACGGAAATTGGTTCGTTCCATGACCGTAACCCGCTCATCGTTGCGCAAAGACCAATCCAACTGATTGTATCCGACATCAATAGCGTAAACATGGGAAGCGCCATGCTGCAATGCACAGTCCGTAAAACCACCGGTAGACGAACCAATATCCAGCATAACCCGTTCGTTCATATCGAGATTGAAATGACGGATTGCCTTTTCCAGCTTTAAGCCGCCTCGACCCACATAGGGGTGAACAGAACCTTTAACCTTCAATTCTGCTTCCCGTGGAATCTTCATCCCAGCCTTTTCAATTCGTTCATTATTGGCATACACTAGTCCAGCCATAATGGCCGCTTTTGCTTTTTCACGGCTCTCATAATAACCTTGCTCGACCAGCAGAACATCAATTCGTTCTTTCGGGAGTGACATGTCTTTCTCCTATCATCAAGTTAATGCTAACCATTCAGGCGATGCACCCGCTGGGATCACATCAAAAGTTTGTTACCAATTCATCTTAGGATCACACTTCTGCAACCCAGTTGTTATGATGGAAATTTGGTTCGCGTCATGTTATACGATGACTGTGCTACCATCGAACGCAGTTCAGAGCTTACATTTTCCACAGTAAGGCCAACTTCTGCCCGTTGCTCGTTAATGCTACCATGCTCGATAAATCGATCAGGAATACCCATTAAATGAACTTGAACATCGTGTAATCCTTGTTCTGCATAGAACTCCAGCACAGCACTACCCATGCTTCCCGCCTGAGAGACCTCTTCGAGCACAATAATTTTAGTGCCTCGTACAGCCAGTTCACGCAGCATTTGCTCATCTAGTGGTTTGATGAATCGAGCATTAATTACGCCAGCCGCAATGCCTTCTCTCTTCACTGACTCAGCAGCTTCCTCCGCAATCTGCAGCATGGAGCCTGATGCAATTATTGCGTACCCTTCCGCTGGTCTGATCTGCTCCCATGTACCAATTGGAATCGGCACAAGTTGCTCGTCAAGCGGCACACCAACGACATTATTCCGTGGATAACGATAAGCGATAGGTCCATCATTATACTCAATCGCCGTCTTCATCATATGGCGCAGTTCATTTTCATCTTTTGGCATCATCAATACGATGTTCGGAATATGACGCATGAATGCCACATCATACACACCTTGATGCGTTTCACCATCTGGCCCTACGAATCCAGCACGGTCGATAGCAAAGATGACATTAGCGTTATGACGGCAAATATCATGCACAATCTGGTCGTATGCACGCTGCATGAAGGTGGAGTATACCGCAAAGATCGGTTTTAATCCTTCCATAGCAAGTGCTGCGGACATCGTTGCCGCATGTTGCTCTGCAATACCAACATCAATCATCCGATCCGGGAATTCCTTACTGAATGGAATAAGACCCGAGCCCGTAGGCATCGCTGGTGTCACCGCTACAATACGCTTATCTTCCTTGGCCAGTTCAACTAACGTTTGACCAAATATTTCGGTATACATCGGTTTTCCAACAGCCTTTAGAACTTGACCAGATTCGATCTTGTACGGTGAGATTCCATGCCACTTATGCGAATCGGCTTCTGCTGGCTGATAACCTTTACCTTTGGTTGTAAGGACGTGAACTAACACAGGACCTTCAACGTTATCTGCCTGTTTGAACGCTTCGATCAGTTTAGGAATATCATGACCGTCAATCGGACCCAAATACTTGAATCCCAGCTCTTCAAAAAGAACGCCTGGAACCATCATGTATTTCACGCTGTCTTTGATCCAACTCGCTGATTTAGCCAATTTGTCACCAATGGCAGGAATCCTTTTCAGCATTCCCTCCACATCGTCTTTGGCTTTCAGATAGTGACGATCCGAACGGATTTTACTTAAATATTTATGCATCGCTCCGACGTTTGGAGCAATGGACATTTCATTATCATTGAGGATGACCATCATTTTCTTCTGCTCATGGCCAATATGATTGAGTGCTTCAAAGGCCATACCGCCCGTAAGCGCTCCATCACCGATAATCGGTATAACTTTATTGTCTTCACCTTTAAGATCACGAGCAAGTGCCATACCCATCGCTGCAGACAACGAAGTGCTGCTATGACCGGCTTCCCATACATCGTGTTCACTCTCATTACGTTTAACGAATCCGCACAAACCATTGTGTTGACGTAAAGTATCGAATCGATCCATACGACCTGTAAGGACTTTGTGTACATATGCCTGATGCCCAACATCAAAGATCATTTTATCTACCGGACTGTTATAACAGTAATGCAGGGCAACCGTGAGCTCAACCACTCCTAAGTTGGGTGCAAGATGCCCCCCTGTAGCGGACAATTTCTCAATGAGAAACTGCCGGATCTCCGCCGACAATAAAACAAGGTCATCTTGAGACATCGACTTCAGATCGCTGGGTTGTTTAATTTGTGGAAGCAGCACGAGAATCTCCCCGCTTTCCTAGAATGTTTGAATTTTGTGTAATATGTTCATGCATAATTCATGAATTGACATTAAATCATTATAACATAAATGAAAAGGAATCATAATGTACGGTACTTTACTCCCCCTACCACGTATTATCGCCAGCAGGGACACCCTATTAGATCATTATGTATCCTTGGTTAACAAGACTCCGCTCCTATAAAAAGAACATCAATATCATTACACGGTTCTAAAACAATTGAAACAGAACTTTCAGAATTTAACTGAATTGAATCACAAGTTAATGGTCTCTACGCATTAAGTAATCTGCAATTTCCATCAGTCTGGAGGAATCAGTAAGGTCTGCTCTGTCGAGTGCATCTTTAGCCGATTGAGTCAGCTCTCTAACCTGCTCTTGCGATTGTTCCAAACCAATAAAGAAAGGATAAGTGACCTTTTGTTGGTTCACGTCACTTTGCGTTTTTTTGCCCATCTTCTGTTCATCCCCAGTGAGGTCAAGAATGTCGTCCTGAATCTGAAAAGCAAGCCCCAAATCTCTACCGAAAACTCGTAGTGCCTCCAGTTGTCCTTGTGTTGCTCCGCCAATCCGTGCACCTGCAATAAGGGAGAACACCATTAGATCCCCTGTTTTGTGCAGATGGATGTATTGTAGCTGTTCAAGGTTCGTCAACCCTTGCTCGCCTTCCATATCAGCTACCTGTCCGCCAACCATACCTCGAGCACCGGCCAATTCAGACAGATCTTCAACGATGGAGAGCAGTGACTCCGCAGGAACCCCGCTCTTACGCCCTGCTTGAACGATACTGTAGAAAGCATGTGTTAGCAATGCATCACCTGCGAGAATTGCTGTTGCTTCCCCAAATACCTTATGATTCGTTAATTTTCCCCTGCGATAGTCATCATTATCCATAGCAGGTAGGTCATCGTGGATCAAGGAGTACGTATGAACCATCTCTACGGCGCAGGCTACCGGAAGCGCAGCTTGACGCTCCGCACCGAAAGCTTCCGCCGCAGCGACGACCAGCAGCGGTCGAAGACGTTTGCCTCCGGCCATTAATGAATACTGCATCGCATCACGCAGAGACTGTGGTACGTCCCATTCAGCAGGAAGGATTTCCTTCAATTCGTTGGTGATCTGCTCTGTGATCTCCTGAAGATACAATTCAAATACAGGACGATTATTCATTCACTTCACCACTCTCATCCGCAAACGGCTTCTTACGAAGTTCCCCATCTTCTTCTACGATCATCTCGATCTTACGTTCC
It includes:
- the argR gene encoding transcriptional regulator ArgR, producing the protein MKGQRHIKIREIISQNEIETQDDLVEALRQSGFQVTQATVSRDIKELLLIKIPMDDGRYKYSLPTDQRYNPIQKLKRALVDNFLHIDHTNNLVVMKCLPGTANSIAALLDNIEWTEVMGTICGDDTILIICRTEDNSVTVIERIMGYIS
- a CDS encoding polyprenyl synthetase family protein, translated to MNNRPVFELYLQEITEQITNELKEILPAEWDVPQSLRDAMQYSLMAGGKRLRPLLVVAAAEAFGAERQAALPVACAVEMVHTYSLIHDDLPAMDNDDYRRGKLTNHKVFGEATAILAGDALLTHAFYSIVQAGRKSGVPAESLLSIVEDLSELAGARGMVGGQVADMEGEQGLTNLEQLQYIHLHKTGDLMVFSLIAGARIGGATQGQLEALRVFGRDLGLAFQIQDDILDLTGDEQKMGKKTQSDVNQQKVTYPFFIGLEQSQEQVRELTQSAKDALDRADLTDSSRLMEIADYLMRRDH
- the spoIVB gene encoding SpoIVB peptidase gives rise to the protein MEFPLRKKLLGLLFAFFLCLISQAIQPVQSYASLPDEVQVFAGRQAEVRLAVPATSSAVVDRPDIVGLDGQEQAVNVTKQEPLHLHPQQTGQAKLTLKLWGKIPVKTVNVNVIPDLRVVPGGQTIGVKVKSAGILVVGHHLIRAGQDQRVSPGEDAGIKLGDLITHMDGKRLDGVGGVAEAVERAGKSKKGIDVVLKRGEETVKTRLTPAYDAEDQTWRLGLYIRDSAAGVGTLTFYAPDQGVYGALGHVITDMNTQTSIVVGSGQIVQSNVTSISKSESGDPGEKRAHFLKESKILGNIERNTAFGIFGKMSNNPDHSLYSKGIPVAFSREVKEGPAEILTVVEGQQVERYSIDIVHVADQSEPATKGLVLRITDPKLIEKTGGIVQGMSGSPIVQNGKLIGAVTHVFVNDPKSGYGCFIEWMLQDAGVMLKKETSKNLKAG
- a CDS encoding GGDEF domain-containing protein codes for the protein MSGIFTHIGDIAENIPVITSDTKCEAVYRLFRSNPNLEGVAIVGAEGMPSLLMRARFFQQIGTQYGYNLYMGRPVELVMNNGPLVVDYMEQITDVSIQAMNRSEEELYDLVLVTSKGALSGAISIRRLLLAVADVRAEMASFMNPLTGLPGNRIIDDRLCQSYLLERFSVLYLDLDYFKSYNDSYGFKMGDALIQATADLLRQYFTVPEAFLGHIGGDDFIVILNHHEFRKDCEEVIAGFEELKREFYNSQYLENNHVVGAGRSGLHGQIPLVSLSISVVTNRSKSFAHIDEVIHEATRIKKICKSTIGSIICDNEETVTSLNP
- the dxs gene encoding 1-deoxy-D-xylulose-5-phosphate synthase; this translates as MLLPQIKQPSDLKSMSQDDLVLLSAEIRQFLIEKLSATGGHLAPNLGVVELTVALHYCYNSPVDKMIFDVGHQAYVHKVLTGRMDRFDTLRQHNGLCGFVKRNESEHDVWEAGHSSTSLSAAMGMALARDLKGEDNKVIPIIGDGALTGGMAFEALNHIGHEQKKMMVILNDNEMSIAPNVGAMHKYLSKIRSDRHYLKAKDDVEGMLKRIPAIGDKLAKSASWIKDSVKYMMVPGVLFEELGFKYLGPIDGHDIPKLIEAFKQADNVEGPVLVHVLTTKGKGYQPAEADSHKWHGISPYKIESGQVLKAVGKPMYTEIFGQTLVELAKEDKRIVAVTPAMPTGSGLIPFSKEFPDRMIDVGIAEQHAATMSAALAMEGLKPIFAVYSTFMQRAYDQIVHDICRHNANVIFAIDRAGFVGPDGETHQGVYDVAFMRHIPNIVLMMPKDENELRHMMKTAIEYNDGPIAYRYPRNNVVGVPLDEQLVPIPIGTWEQIRPAEGYAIIASGSMLQIAEEAAESVKREGIAAGVINARFIKPLDEQMLRELAVRGTKIIVLEEVSQAGSMGSAVLEFYAEQGLHDVQVHLMGIPDRFIEHGSINEQRAEVGLTVENVSSELRSMVAQSSYNMTRTKFPS
- the spo0A gene encoding sporulation transcription factor Spo0A, whose product is MQKIEVLLADDNREFTNLLAEYISEQEDMEVTGIAYNGEEVLQLLEQTRNVPDVLILDIIMPHLDGLGVLERLRNLNLSPQPKVIMLTAFGQENITQRAVQLGASYYILKPFDMEVLANRVRQLVGSQTTMSSNNSNSSSSMFMSKSNVVPMGKHKNLDASITSIIHEIGVPAHIKGYQYLREAITMVYNNIEILGAITKTLYPAIAEKFKTTPSRVERAIRHAIEVAWTRGNIDSISHLFGYTINISKSKPTNSEFIAMVADKLRIEHKVS
- a CDS encoding TlyA family RNA methyltransferase; translation: MSLPKERIDVLLVEQGYYESREKAKAAIMAGLVYANNERIEKAGMKIPREAELKVKGSVHPYVGRGGLKLEKAIRHFNLDMNERVMLDIGSSTGGFTDCALQHGASHVYAIDVGYNQLDWSLRNDERVTVMERTNFRYVTPEDLTGPVPNFASIDVSFISLRIILPPLIALLHQPADIVALIKPQFEAGREKVGKSGVVRDTGVHKEVLETMLRYANELGLKLKDLTFSPITGGEGNIEFLAHWRLEEPDATQPENNVADLDALAQQVATQAAHTFKGNSS
- the recN gene encoding DNA repair protein RecN — encoded protein: MLVTLSIRNLAVVEEVDVVFHAGFHVLSGETGAGKSIIIDALGLIAGGRSSADLIRYGCEKAEMEALFEMEQGHPVWDTLEKLGIHCEPEEHLVIRRELNTQGKSTSRINGQLVNLTMLREVGEKLINIHGQHEHQSLLRPESHLGLLDTYGATVIGPVKSEYQARYSQFIAAEKELRALQESSQRAYQLLDMYRFQLEEIAAASLISGEDELLGEERVKLSHSEKMMDSVAGAYDLLSGQRGLEAVSIALSRIEDISGYDSKGLQPIVEQLQSAFYQLEDATFQLRDYREKIEFNPGRLEEVEQRLNLISGLRRKYGDSVELILNYYEQISHETDQLENKDERLEKLRNQRDKLLVLVMESAEELSRVRKQCAEDLAAQVESELKDLQMERTTLRVQITPFEDPKGIEWNGRRIRLTRQGADNAEFLISPNPGEPLRPLGKIASGGELSRMMLAMKSIFARHDRIPVLIFDEVDTGVSGRAAQSIAEKLFRLSSTCQVFSITHLPQVACMADHQYLIEKHVVDGRTMTQVESLSNEGRVKELARMLGGVEITEKTLHHAQEMLNLAEAKKGGNERLA